The DNA segment GAATCGAATTGGCCGAGATCGACTTTCAAAGCCTACGGCACATGCTTACAAACAAAATCGGGCCGCATAAAGCGACCCGATCAAATTCACAGGATACCCGGCGCTCAGATGAACGATGAATCCGGCTAAGGATTACGTGTTCATTGAATCGAAGAAGTCCGGATTGTTCTTCGTCTGCTTCAGCTTGTCGATCAAGAATTCGATCGCATCCGTAGTGCCCATAGGCGCAAGGATACGGCGGAGAACAAAGATCTTCTGCAGATCCTGGCGCGGAACCAGCAAGTCTTCCTTACGGGTGCCGGACTTCAGAATATCCATCGCCGGGAAGATGCGCTTATCGGCAACCTTGCGGTCGAGGACGATTTCCGAGTTGCCGGTTCCCTTGAATTCTTCGAAGATCACTTCGTCCATGCGGCTGCCGGTGTCGATCAGCGCCGTCGCAATGATCGTCAGCGAACCACCCTCTTCGATGTTACGGGCGGCACCAAAGAAACGCTTCGGACGCTGCAGGGCGTTGGCGTCAACACCACCGGTCAGAACCTTACCGGATGAGGGGACGACCGTGTTATAAGCGCGGCCAAGACGGGTGATCGAATCGAGCAGGATGACGACGTCGCGACCATGTTCGACAAGGCGCTTAGCCTTTTCGATGACCATTTCGGCGACCTGTACGTGGCGAACGGCGGGTTCATCGAAGGTCGACGAAATGACTTCGCCGCGCACGGAACGCTGCATATCCGTCACTTCTTCCGGACGTTCGTCGATCAGAAGAACGATCAGATAGCAATCCGGATGATTGGCGGTGATCGAATGCGCGATGTTCTGCAGCAGCACCGTCTTACCGGTGCGCGGCGGTGCTACGATCAGGCCGCGCTGACCCTTGCCGAGCGGCGCCACGAGATCGATGACGCGCGGCGACAAGTCCTTCGAGGTCGGAACGTCGAGCTCCATGCGGAAGCGCTCGTTCGGATAAAGCGGCGTCAGGTTATCGAAATGCACCTTGTGACGAATCTTTTCCGGATCGTCGAAATTGATGGTGTTGACCTTGAGCAGCGCGAAATAGCGCTCGCCTTCCTTCGGTCCGCGGATCGGCCCCTCGACCGTATCGCCCGTCTTCAGCGAGAAGCGGCGGATCTGCGATGGAGAGATATAGATATCGTCCGGACCCGGCAAATAATTGGCATTGGCGGAACGCAGGAAGCCGAACCCGTCCTGCAGGACCTCGACAACGCCTTCGCCGATAATTTCCACGTCCTGGCTGGCAAGCACCTTCAAAATGGCAAACATCAGTTCCTGTTTGCGCATCGTGCTTGCATTTTCGACCTCGAGCGATTCGGCAAAGGCCAAGAGATCGGTCGGGGATTTGTTCTTAAGTTCTTGAAGCTTCATTTCAGCCATGAAGGGATTTACTCTGTTTTAGAAGGGGAAAGGCAATGTTGGTCGTATTCAGAACCGCGATGAGGGTGTTCGCGGGCGACAGAACTGATACATGCCACGAAGAAGAGATGGCGGGAAAATAGCGATTCACTTTCGGCCCCGCAAGGGGGGCTGGCAAAATGAAGGAAATTTAAGTTTCGCGTTAAGTTCTGCGTCTTATATCACGCAAACGGCTTCACCACGACCAGAATGACGATCAGGATCATCAGCACCGTCGGCGCC comes from the Rhizobium sp. NXC24 genome and includes:
- the rho gene encoding transcription termination factor Rho — translated: MAEMKLQELKNKSPTDLLAFAESLEVENASTMRKQELMFAILKVLASQDVEIIGEGVVEVLQDGFGFLRSANANYLPGPDDIYISPSQIRRFSLKTGDTVEGPIRGPKEGERYFALLKVNTINFDDPEKIRHKVHFDNLTPLYPNERFRMELDVPTSKDLSPRVIDLVAPLGKGQRGLIVAPPRTGKTVLLQNIAHSITANHPDCYLIVLLIDERPEEVTDMQRSVRGEVISSTFDEPAVRHVQVAEMVIEKAKRLVEHGRDVVILLDSITRLGRAYNTVVPSSGKVLTGGVDANALQRPKRFFGAARNIEEGGSLTIIATALIDTGSRMDEVIFEEFKGTGNSEIVLDRKVADKRIFPAMDILKSGTRKEDLLVPRQDLQKIFVLRRILAPMGTTDAIEFLIDKLKQTKNNPDFFDSMNT